One region of Flavobacterium sp. KACC 22763 genomic DNA includes:
- the epsC gene encoding serine O-acetyltransferase EpsC, with protein sequence MTKDTIIQNIRALKSHSHINYGIKTKTEDFTEKLFYTLFDSNAALDESIDELEFRFKEIAVLACKKPQNLCESIWDRFLEKLPGVLEKLNQDAEYILENDPASNSIDEVYLGYPGFYAIAIYRLSHELYHLDLLLFSRLMSEYAHRITGTDIHAGADIASPFFIDHATGIVIGETSVIKKHVKIYQGVTLGALSVSKEMKNAKRHPTVEANVCIYANATILGGETVIGKNSIIGGNAWITKSIPENSIVTNTTTTEVKIKEKK encoded by the coding sequence GTGACAAAAGACACTATCATACAAAATATAAGAGCTTTAAAGAGCCATTCACACATAAATTACGGCATAAAAACCAAAACGGAAGACTTTACAGAAAAGCTTTTTTACACGCTATTTGATTCTAATGCAGCGTTAGACGAGAGCATTGACGAATTGGAGTTTCGTTTTAAAGAAATTGCGGTTTTAGCCTGCAAAAAACCTCAAAATTTATGTGAATCTATTTGGGATCGTTTCTTAGAAAAACTTCCAGGAGTTTTAGAAAAGCTAAATCAGGATGCCGAATATATCCTTGAAAATGACCCTGCTTCAAACAGCATTGATGAAGTTTACTTGGGTTATCCTGGATTTTACGCCATTGCGATTTATAGATTAAGCCACGAATTATATCATCTCGATTTATTGCTCTTTTCTCGACTAATGAGCGAATACGCGCATAGAATTACAGGTACAGATATTCACGCAGGTGCCGATATTGCATCGCCATTTTTTATTGATCACGCGACAGGTATTGTAATTGGAGAAACCTCTGTTATTAAAAAGCATGTAAAAATTTATCAAGGAGTTACACTTGGTGCATTAAGCGTAAGCAAGGAAATGAAAAATGCAAAAAGACATCCGACTGTAGAAGCCAATGTCTGCATTTATGCCAATGCAACTATTCTGGGCGGAGAAACTGTAATTGGAAAAAACAGTATTATTGGAGGAAACGCCTGGATCACAAAATCGATTCCCGAAAATTCTATTGTAACCAACACTACTACCACTGAAGTCAAAATAAAAGAAAAAAAATAA
- a CDS encoding aldo/keto reductase has translation MNYRKLGKTNFNISEISLGTWQVGGKWGSGFDDKTADELLNTAIDNGVNFIDTADVYENGLSETAVGRVVRSRSERIFVATKCGRQINPHVNEGYTPKVLQKFVEDSLKRTGLETLDLIQLHCPPTEVYYRPEIFELFDRLKDQGKILNLGVSVEKVEEALKAIEYSNVTTVQIIFNLFRQRPSELFFSEAKKKDIGIIARVPLASGLLTGKFDSKTTFEPQDHRNFNRNGEAFDKGETFSGIDYELGLKAVEELKALFPESKNLAAIALQWILSFDEVSCIIPGASKTEHVLSNLSVYDTPKLTLEQIAAMNKIYNDLIKSSVHQIW, from the coding sequence ATGAACTACAGAAAACTAGGAAAAACAAACTTCAACATCTCTGAAATTTCACTTGGCACTTGGCAGGTTGGAGGAAAATGGGGATCTGGTTTTGATGATAAAACGGCCGATGAACTTTTGAATACGGCTATTGACAATGGCGTAAACTTTATTGACACTGCCGATGTTTACGAAAACGGATTAAGTGAAACTGCTGTTGGAAGAGTTGTTCGTTCTCGTTCTGAACGAATTTTTGTTGCCACAAAATGCGGACGCCAAATAAATCCGCATGTTAATGAAGGATATACTCCTAAAGTGCTTCAGAAATTTGTTGAAGATAGCTTAAAAAGAACTGGCTTAGAAACACTTGATTTAATTCAGTTGCATTGCCCTCCTACAGAAGTTTACTATCGACCAGAAATATTTGAACTTTTTGACCGATTAAAAGATCAAGGAAAAATTCTTAATCTTGGAGTAAGTGTTGAAAAAGTTGAAGAAGCTTTAAAAGCTATCGAATATTCGAACGTAACAACGGTTCAAATTATCTTCAATCTGTTTCGTCAGCGTCCTTCTGAGCTATTTTTCTCAGAAGCTAAAAAGAAAGACATTGGAATCATCGCAAGAGTTCCATTGGCAAGCGGGCTTTTAACGGGTAAATTTGATTCAAAAACTACTTTTGAACCTCAGGATCACCGAAACTTTAATCGTAACGGAGAAGCGTTTGATAAAGGCGAAACTTTTTCTGGAATTGATTATGAATTAGGTTTAAAAGCTGTTGAAGAACTAAAAGCTTTATTTCCTGAATCAAAAAATCTGGCAGCCATTGCCCTTCAGTGGATTTTGAGTTTTGACGAAGTAAGTTGCATTATTCCAGGCGCTTCAAAAACGGAACATGTTTTATCAAATTTATCAGTTTATGATACTCCAAAATTGACTTTAGAACAGATTGCTGCTATGAATAAAATCTACAACGATTTGATCAAATCTTCTGTTCATCAGATTTGGTAA
- a CDS encoding THUMP domain-containing class I SAM-dependent RNA methyltransferase, which yields MEENFKMIAKCFFGFEEILEKELRTLGAQDVEKGVRMVSFKGDKGFMYKANLSLRTALKVLKPIYSFRANNEQALYKGISGLNWSKYLNANQTFVIDATVHSTYFNHSEFVSQKCKDAIVDQFRERTGQRPSIDKQYPDLRINIHIDKDQVSVALDTSGASLHQRGYRTATNIAPINEVLAAGILLLSGWDGQSHFLDPMCGSGTFLAEAAMIACNIPANINRKEFAFEKWKDWDNDLFDTIVDSLMKKTREFHYTIKGFDKAPSAVSKAKDNIRNANLEDYIKVYEENFFDTEKETEGKLHVVFNPPYDERLDIHMERFYASIGDTLKKNYPGTNAWFITANLEALKFVGLKPSRKIKLFNGSLEARLVKYEMYEGSKRTKFQV from the coding sequence TGAAAAAGGTGTGAGAATGGTAAGCTTTAAAGGTGATAAAGGTTTTATGTATAAAGCCAATCTGTCTTTGCGCACGGCTCTTAAAGTCTTAAAACCAATTTATTCTTTTAGAGCAAACAATGAGCAAGCTTTGTACAAAGGTATTTCGGGTTTAAACTGGTCAAAATATTTAAATGCGAACCAGACTTTTGTGATCGATGCAACTGTGCATTCTACTTATTTTAATCATTCTGAATTTGTTTCTCAGAAATGTAAAGATGCGATTGTAGATCAGTTTAGAGAAAGAACTGGGCAAAGGCCAAGTATTGATAAACAATATCCTGATTTGCGTATTAATATTCATATTGATAAAGATCAGGTTTCTGTTGCTTTGGATACTTCTGGAGCTTCGCTTCATCAGCGTGGCTATAGAACGGCTACGAATATTGCGCCTATTAACGAGGTGTTAGCAGCTGGAATTCTTTTATTATCAGGCTGGGATGGACAAAGCCATTTTCTAGATCCAATGTGTGGTTCGGGAACTTTCTTGGCAGAAGCCGCTATGATTGCCTGCAATATTCCAGCAAACATTAACAGAAAAGAGTTTGCTTTTGAAAAATGGAAAGATTGGGATAATGATTTGTTTGATACAATTGTGGATAGTTTAATGAAAAAAACAAGAGAGTTTCATTATACTATTAAAGGTTTTGATAAAGCGCCAAGTGCGGTTAGTAAAGCTAAAGATAATATCAGAAATGCCAATTTAGAGGATTATATTAAAGTTTACGAAGAGAATTTCTTTGATACGGAAAAAGAAACAGAAGGAAAGCTTCATGTTGTTTTTAATCCGCCGTATGATGAGCGTTTAGATATTCATATGGAAAGGTTTTACGCCAGCATTGGAGATACATTAAAGAAGAATTATCCAGGAACAAACGCTTGGTTTATTACAGCAAACCTTGAAGCTTTAAAATTTGTTGGATTGAAACCTTCAAGAAAAATCAAACTTTTCAACGGAAGCCTTGAAGCGCGTTTGGTGAAATACGAAATGTATGAAGGAAGCAAGAGAACGAAGTTTCAAGTCTAA
- a CDS encoding DUF6048 family protein: protein MKHTLKFISSLSLLFSMFLGYAQDVPEISKNLKDTVVTKKPKTETVKTAKPEIQEAQTPKDSVVKTDRYGLRVGVDLYKLTRGLYDKNYKGVEFVGDWRLTKKYYIAAELGYEDKTTEDDRLTSAANGTYLKAGFDYNFYQNWLDMENLITIGLRGGFSSFSQELINYKIYNPNPYWGELPPITEGQKYNGLTATWIEVAMGLKAQVFRNVFVGFGVQLKLLTTNKEPNNFENLYIPGFNRTYDGSFGIGFNYTVSYFIPIYKKKTMASEMAKKEEPKKKK, encoded by the coding sequence ATGAAACACACATTAAAGTTTATTTCTAGTCTTTCATTATTGTTTTCAATGTTTTTAGGTTACGCTCAGGATGTTCCAGAGATTTCTAAAAATTTGAAGGACACAGTAGTGACTAAAAAGCCAAAAACAGAAACTGTAAAAACGGCAAAACCAGAAATTCAGGAAGCTCAAACTCCAAAAGATAGCGTTGTAAAAACTGACCGCTACGGACTTCGTGTTGGTGTTGACTTGTACAAACTAACCCGCGGACTTTATGATAAGAATTATAAAGGAGTAGAATTTGTCGGAGACTGGCGTTTGACGAAAAAATACTATATAGCGGCAGAATTAGGGTATGAAGACAAAACTACAGAAGATGACCGATTAACATCTGCGGCAAATGGAACTTATCTAAAAGCAGGTTTTGATTACAACTTTTATCAAAACTGGCTAGATATGGAAAACCTAATTACGATAGGACTGCGTGGTGGTTTTAGTTCTTTTAGCCAAGAACTGATTAATTACAAAATCTACAATCCGAATCCGTATTGGGGAGAACTGCCTCCTATAACAGAAGGTCAAAAATACAACGGGCTTACAGCAACGTGGATCGAGGTTGCAATGGGATTAAAAGCACAAGTTTTTAGAAACGTCTTTGTTGGTTTCGGCGTACAGCTTAAACTTCTTACAACCAATAAAGAGCCAAATAATTTTGAAAACCTTTATATTCCAGGATTCAATAGAACTTATGACGGAAGCTTCGGAATTGGTTTCAACTACACGGTTTCTTACTTTATTCCTATTTACAAGAAAAAAACCATGGCATCTGAAATGGCAAAGAAAGAAGAGCCAAAGAAGAAAAAATAG
- a CDS encoding Smr/MutS family protein: MLVKGDKVSVLDEAINGTVVSVKNNEVLIETEDGFTMTFFVNELLKIQETSNLMNSIKRINLDEVSKEKTEPKPRSFVKEKKDKREVGVPEFDLHIEKLVPNKRGMSNYDILTLQTETAKRHIEFAIRNRIPKIVFIHGVGEGILKAELDFLLGRYDGIDFQDANYQKYGLGATEVYIRQNNK, encoded by the coding sequence ATGCTGGTAAAAGGAGATAAGGTTTCGGTACTCGACGAAGCCATAAACGGAACTGTTGTTTCGGTGAAAAATAACGAAGTTTTAATTGAAACTGAGGACGGATTTACGATGACATTTTTTGTCAATGAATTACTTAAAATTCAAGAAACCAGTAATTTAATGAATTCTATTAAAAGGATTAATTTAGATGAAGTTTCAAAAGAGAAAACGGAGCCAAAACCGAGAAGTTTTGTTAAAGAAAAGAAGGATAAACGTGAAGTTGGCGTTCCAGAATTTGATTTGCATATCGAAAAATTGGTTCCAAATAAACGCGGAATGTCAAACTATGATATTTTGACATTACAGACCGAAACGGCAAAAAGACACATCGAATTTGCGATACGAAACCGCATTCCGAAAATCGTTTTTATTCATGGTGTTGGTGAAGGAATTTTAAAAGCCGAACTTGATTTTTTATTGGGCCGTTATGACGGAATTGATTTTCAAGATGCCAATTATCAAAAATATGGTCTTGGTGCTACCGAAGTTTATATAAGACAAAACAATAAATAA
- the rlmD gene encoding 23S rRNA (uracil(1939)-C(5))-methyltransferase RlmD: MGRKNTDKVVFHQIQVLDAGAKGVSVAKAPDGKVIFIPNVVPGDVVDVQTLKKRKAYYEGKAVKFHELSEYRVDPICEHFGVCGGCKWQNMKYSQQLAFKQNEVKNHLQRIGKIELPEFEDILGSEKQFFYRNKMEFSFSNSRWLTEKEIGSTEDLGNRNALGFHIPKMWDKILDINKCHLQEDPSNAIRNEIRAFANEHNLAFFNPREHSGLLRTVMIRTVSTGEIMVLIQFFEDDKENRELILDHLYEKFPQITSLQYVVNGKQNDTIYDQDVVLYKGRDYILEEMEGLKFSINAKSFYQTNSDQAYELYKITRDFADLTGNETVYDLYTGTGTIAQFVSKKAKKVIGVESVPEAIIDAKANAERNNITNCEFFVGDMKVVFNEAFIAQHGKPDVIITDPPRDGMHKDVVEQILKIAPKRVVYVSCNSATQARDLALMDEKYKVTRVRPVDMFPQTHHVENVVLLELR; this comes from the coding sequence ATGGGAAGAAAAAATACAGACAAAGTTGTCTTTCATCAAATTCAAGTTCTTGATGCTGGTGCAAAAGGCGTTTCAGTAGCCAAAGCACCTGACGGAAAAGTAATCTTTATTCCGAATGTGGTACCTGGAGATGTTGTGGACGTACAGACATTAAAAAAGAGAAAAGCATATTACGAAGGTAAAGCTGTAAAATTTCATGAATTATCTGAATATAGAGTAGATCCGATCTGCGAGCATTTTGGAGTGTGCGGAGGCTGCAAATGGCAAAATATGAAATATAGCCAACAGCTTGCATTTAAACAAAATGAAGTTAAAAATCACTTACAAAGAATAGGGAAAATCGAACTTCCAGAATTTGAAGATATTTTAGGTTCTGAGAAACAGTTTTTCTATAGAAATAAAATGGAATTTTCTTTTTCTAACAGCCGTTGGCTTACCGAAAAAGAAATTGGAAGTACCGAAGATTTAGGAAACAGAAACGCTTTAGGCTTTCATATTCCGAAAATGTGGGATAAAATTCTGGACATCAACAAATGTCATTTACAAGAAGATCCTTCAAATGCTATTCGTAACGAAATCAGAGCTTTTGCTAACGAACATAATTTAGCGTTTTTTAATCCAAGAGAACATTCTGGATTATTAAGAACCGTTATGATTCGTACTGTTTCTACAGGAGAAATTATGGTTTTAATTCAGTTCTTTGAAGATGACAAAGAAAACAGAGAATTAATCCTTGACCATTTATACGAGAAGTTCCCTCAGATTACTTCATTGCAATATGTAGTAAACGGCAAGCAAAATGACACTATTTACGATCAAGACGTTGTTCTTTATAAAGGAAGAGATTACATCTTGGAAGAAATGGAAGGTTTAAAATTCAGCATTAATGCTAAATCTTTCTATCAGACTAATTCTGATCAAGCTTACGAATTATACAAAATAACACGAGATTTTGCTGATCTTACAGGAAACGAGACTGTTTATGACTTGTATACAGGAACAGGAACAATTGCTCAATTCGTTTCTAAAAAAGCAAAAAAAGTTATTGGAGTAGAAAGTGTTCCAGAAGCCATTATTGATGCAAAAGCCAATGCAGAACGCAATAATATTACAAATTGCGAGTTTTTTGTTGGTGACATGAAAGTAGTCTTTAATGAAGCTTTTATTGCACAGCATGGAAAACCAGACGTTATTATTACAGACCCGCCTCGTGACGGAATGCATAAAGATGTAGTAGAGCAAATTTTAAAAATTGCTCCAAAAAGAGTAGTTTATGTAAGCTGTAATTCTGCAACTCAGGCTCGTGATTTGGCTTTAATGGATGAAAAATACAAAGTGACACGTGTGAGACCTGTAGATATGTTTCCGCAGACACATCATGTTGAAAATGTTGTACTTTTAGAACTTCGATAA
- a CDS encoding DUF6452 family protein: MKKLISLLLLFTFGLSSCEKDDICDANTPTTPRLVITFYDIANPTKTKNVSNLKVIGDGMEQGIVFNESLAVDDSLRYVTNASTVMIPLKVNDSTVTFKFIYNSLNPAAINTDVIKFNYSTQNVYVSRACGFKTIFQLRNVLPFVQTDPDGDSIWMTDVILENPNIESENETHIKVYF, encoded by the coding sequence ATGAAAAAACTAATTTCTCTTTTACTGCTCTTTACTTTTGGCTTATCTAGCTGCGAGAAAGATGATATCTGCGATGCCAATACGCCAACTACACCTAGATTGGTGATTACATTTTATGATATTGCAAATCCGACAAAAACTAAAAATGTAAGCAACTTAAAAGTCATTGGTGATGGAATGGAACAGGGAATTGTTTTTAATGAAAGTCTTGCCGTTGATGATTCATTACGATATGTAACCAATGCAAGCACTGTTATGATTCCGTTAAAAGTAAATGACAGTACAGTAACCTTCAAGTTTATTTACAATTCATTAAATCCCGCGGCGATTAATACAGACGTGATTAAATTTAACTATAGTACACAAAATGTATATGTTTCTAGGGCATGTGGATTTAAAACTATTTTTCAATTAAGAAACGTCCTTCCTTTTGTTCAAACTGATCCAGACGGAGATAGCATCTGGATGACCGACGTTATTTTAGAAAACCCTAACATTGAATCTGAAAATGAAACACACATTAAAGTTTATTTCTAG
- a CDS encoding aspartate/glutamate racemase family protein: MRKIGLIGGISWVSTSDYYTLINKGINEKLGGLNFSECLIYSFNYADIKKNNDSNDWDSTFNMLLKAAEVLKSGGAEAILLCANTMHLVADRLQQAIDIPLIHIAEQTAIQIQNKQLKKVGLLGTKFTMELDFFKDKLAEKGIETIIPESEEVKDFIHYTIFEELGRGIATEETKKRYLEIANELIQNGAEGIILGCTEIPLVIKEGDLNVPIFDTTLIHTQAAINFQLAL, translated from the coding sequence ATGAGGAAAATTGGACTTATTGGCGGAATCAGCTGGGTTTCTACATCTGATTATTATACTTTGATTAATAAAGGGATTAATGAAAAACTCGGCGGATTAAATTTCTCCGAATGTCTAATTTACTCTTTTAATTATGCCGATATTAAAAAGAATAACGACAGCAACGATTGGGATTCGACTTTTAATATGCTTTTGAAAGCAGCAGAAGTTTTGAAATCGGGCGGGGCAGAAGCAATTCTTTTATGCGCCAATACCATGCATCTCGTTGCTGATAGATTGCAGCAGGCAATTGATATTCCTCTTATTCATATTGCAGAACAAACAGCAATTCAAATTCAGAACAAACAGCTCAAGAAAGTAGGCTTATTAGGGACGAAATTTACAATGGAACTAGATTTCTTCAAAGATAAACTGGCTGAAAAAGGAATTGAAACAATAATTCCTGAGAGTGAAGAAGTGAAGGATTTTATTCATTACACAATTTTTGAAGAGTTAGGAAGAGGAATTGCAACAGAAGAAACGAAAAAACGTTATCTAGAAATAGCAAATGAATTAATTCAAAACGGAGCAGAGGGAATCATTTTAGGATGTACTGAAATTCCGCTGGTAATAAAAGAAGGAGATTTAAATGTGCCAATTTTTGATACCACTTTAATACACACGCAAGCAGCAATTAATTTTCAGTTAGCTCTCTGA
- a CDS encoding DUF1003 domain-containing protein, whose translation MKNNQTFKSDISGISFPENEKIYGRAIHDPILGLIKKEYPDFDAEDCISINELNVYRQKYISNYLSSEIGALSAMEKNVISSLKEDKSIVSIVEEEEETRNLGQIVADKVADFGGSWTFIISFVVFITVWIASNVFIFLNKGFDPYPFILLNLILSCVAALQAPVIMMSQNRQEEKDRNRAKKDFMINLKSELEIRLIHDKIDHLIMHQQQELIEIQKVQIEMMNDILDQIKK comes from the coding sequence ATGAAAAATAACCAAACATTTAAAAGTGACATTTCGGGCATTTCTTTTCCTGAAAATGAAAAAATATACGGAAGAGCAATTCACGATCCTATTTTAGGATTAATTAAAAAAGAATATCCTGATTTTGATGCTGAAGACTGCATTTCTATAAATGAATTAAATGTTTACCGTCAAAAATACATTTCAAATTATCTTTCTTCTGAAATTGGAGCGCTTTCTGCAATGGAGAAAAATGTAATTTCTTCATTAAAAGAAGATAAATCAATTGTAAGCATTGTAGAAGAAGAGGAAGAAACGAGGAACCTAGGACAGATAGTGGCCGATAAAGTGGCCGATTTTGGAGGAAGTTGGACTTTTATTATTTCATTTGTTGTTTTTATTACGGTTTGGATTGCCTCAAATGTTTTTATTTTTTTGAACAAAGGATTTGATCCCTATCCGTTTATTCTCTTAAATCTAATTTTGTCTTGTGTGGCAGCTTTGCAGGCACCCGTAATTATGATGAGTCAAAACCGTCAAGAAGAGAAAGATCGTAATCGTGCTAAAAAAGATTTTATGATTAATCTAAAATCAGAATTGGAGATTAGATTGATTCATGATAAAATTGATCATTTGATTATGCATCAGCAGCAAGAATTAATCGAAATTCAAAAAGTGCAAATCGAGATGATGAACGATATTTTGGATCAGATTAAGAAGTGA
- a CDS encoding sensor histidine kinase, with protein sequence MKLYHKLSQISFLKKSYAFKFLFVAFIGIHIPLIGILFFVLFFEHEVSSTSILIFSLIMTLLATAITLLVLNKLIKPIATASKALDDYRTSRKVSSLPTEYADEAGLLLCNIQESINEAENFINEKQDLIYMLSHDLKNFAGNPQGLAQLIISENPSESVKNLAELICESTDLQFRYIENFIKLLKEQDDVAKVSQEVKIISFYNILPFINEQVEQRLLDKNIRLDLVIECSEAKLKIDEGLLIQVLVNLISNAVKFSYFESEIKVRIFSENSKLIITVKDHGIGFDKNQIEELFKKFTKMSRLGTASEGSTGIGLYLCKKIIERNKGQLTASSKGKNKGAEFRIEFDI encoded by the coding sequence ATGAAGTTGTACCATAAACTCTCGCAAATCAGCTTTCTTAAAAAAAGTTATGCATTCAAATTTTTGTTTGTTGCTTTTATTGGTATTCATATTCCTTTGATTGGGATTTTGTTTTTTGTTTTATTTTTTGAGCATGAGGTGTCATCGACTTCAATTCTTATTTTTTCTTTAATCATGACATTGCTGGCAACGGCAATAACGCTTTTGGTTTTAAATAAACTGATAAAACCCATTGCTACGGCTTCAAAAGCTTTGGACGATTATAGAACTTCAAGGAAAGTGTCTTCTTTGCCAACAGAATATGCAGATGAAGCGGGATTGCTTTTATGCAACATACAAGAATCTATTAATGAGGCTGAGAATTTTATTAATGAGAAACAGGATTTAATCTATATGCTTTCGCACGATTTAAAAAATTTTGCCGGAAATCCGCAAGGTTTGGCGCAATTGATTATTAGCGAAAATCCATCAGAATCGGTTAAGAATCTGGCCGAATTGATTTGCGAGTCGACTGATCTTCAGTTTAGATATATAGAGAATTTTATCAAGCTGCTCAAAGAACAAGACGATGTCGCAAAAGTAAGTCAAGAAGTTAAGATAATTTCGTTTTATAATATCCTTCCTTTTATTAATGAACAAGTAGAACAACGATTATTAGATAAAAATATAAGACTAGATTTGGTAATAGAATGTTCAGAAGCTAAGCTGAAAATTGATGAAGGACTTTTAATTCAGGTTTTGGTAAATCTAATCAGCAACGCAGTTAAGTTTTCTTATTTTGAAAGCGAAATAAAAGTCAGAATCTTTTCGGAAAATTCAAAATTGATTATAACTGTAAAAGATCACGGAATAGGCTTTGATAAAAATCAGATTGAAGAATTATTCAAAAAGTTTACAAAAATGAGCCGACTTGGAACTGCAAGTGAAGGTTCTACGGGAATTGGACTTTATTTGTGCAAAAAAATCATTGAAAGAAATAAAGGGCAATTGACTGCATCTAGTAAAGGAAAAAATAAAGGCGCCGAATTTAGAATTGAATTTGATATTTAA
- the cysM gene encoding cysteine synthase CysM has product MNSHKLLNLIGNTPLMETVNLVKNKNVKLLLKLEGNNPGGSVKDRAAYNMIAAALERGDIKKGDKLIEATSGNTGIALAMIAQLFGIEIELVLPEDSTKERTQTMRAYGATVILTPASEGIIGSRDYADKKVAQGGYLMLNQFANDDNWKAHYKTTGPEIWNDTDGTVTHFVSAMGTTGTIIGTSTYLKEKNPNVQIIGAQPSDGSQIPGIRKWPQEYLPKIFDASKVDTVIDVSEEEARAMTKRLALEEGVFAGMSSGGSVAVALKIAEQLESGVVVAVICDRGDRYLSSDLFD; this is encoded by the coding sequence ATGAATTCACATAAATTGTTAAACTTAATTGGCAACACTCCTTTGATGGAAACTGTCAATCTAGTTAAAAATAAAAATGTAAAACTTTTACTGAAACTGGAAGGAAACAATCCAGGAGGAAGTGTAAAAGACAGGGCTGCATACAACATGATTGCTGCTGCACTGGAACGTGGTGACATCAAAAAAGGAGATAAATTAATTGAGGCAACTAGCGGAAATACTGGCATTGCTTTGGCTATGATTGCACAGTTATTTGGCATCGAAATCGAATTGGTTTTACCGGAAGATTCAACCAAAGAGCGCACTCAAACTATGCGTGCTTATGGAGCCACAGTGATTCTTACACCTGCAAGCGAAGGAATTATTGGCTCTAGAGATTATGCAGATAAAAAAGTCGCTCAAGGCGGATATTTGATGCTAAATCAGTTTGCCAATGATGATAACTGGAAAGCACACTATAAAACAACAGGTCCTGAAATATGGAATGATACTGATGGAACAGTAACACATTTCGTTTCTGCCATGGGAACAACTGGAACCATTATTGGAACTTCGACTTATTTGAAAGAAAAGAATCCAAACGTACAGATTATTGGCGCACAACCAAGCGATGGCTCTCAGATTCCAGGAATTCGTAAATGGCCACAAGAGTACTTACCAAAAATATTTGATGCTTCTAAAGTAGATACCGTTATCGATGTAAGCGAGGAAGAAGCGCGCGCGATGACTAAGAGATTGGCTCTTGAAGAAGGCGTTTTTGCAGGAATGAGCAGCGGAGGTTCTGTTGCAGTTGCCTTAAAAATCGCTGAACAATTAGAGTCTGGAGTTGTAGTTGCCGTGATCTGCGATCGTGGTGATCGTTATTTGTCTTCGGATTTGTTTGATTAG
- a CDS encoding DUF2752 domain-containing protein, with the protein MSLEKYMIPCLFKTVFGFDCLGCGFQRSLFLLFQGEFSAAFKMYPAIYTCLLLFVFSAFHFLDKSRNYKKLIWRMAIINLFFMLGGYYFKHFYF; encoded by the coding sequence ATGAGTTTAGAGAAATATATGATTCCTTGCCTGTTCAAAACCGTATTTGGTTTTGACTGTTTAGGATGCGGATTTCAGCGGTCTTTATTCTTACTTTTTCAGGGCGAATTTTCAGCGGCTTTTAAAATGTATCCAGCCATTTATACTTGCCTTTTACTCTTCGTTTTTTCAGCATTTCATTTTTTAGACAAGTCCAGAAATTATAAAAAACTGATTTGGAGAATGGCCATTATAAACCTATTTTTTATGCTTGGCGGTTACTATTTTAAACACTTTTATTTTTAG